The following nucleotide sequence is from Mycobacterium sp. Z3061.
TTGGTGTCCTTGAAAAAGCCCTGGTTGGTCAGGCTGGCGAAACTGTTCACCGTGCACGGTGATTCGTTGTTGGCCAGCAGCAGGCCCAGGTTGCCCTGGCTGGTCACCATGCTGACGCTCACCTGGGCCGGCTCGGTGGGAACCTTGCCGGTCCGCGGCGGCTTGACGGGCTTGACGGCCTTGTCGGGCGATGCGGGGTACTGGCAGTTGGCGCCCAAGTTGGCCGGCGCCTTGAACTGCGGCAACGGTACGGCGTTGCCGAGCTGCACCGGCGGCAGGCCCGCGGCCGACGGGCTGGGCGCGGCGCTGCTCGACGTGGGCGACGCCGAGGGGTTGCCTTTGTTGTCGTCCTTGCTGACGACGACGGCCACCACCACCGCCGCCACCACCGCCACGGCGGCGACCGCGCCCCCGGCGATGGTCAGGATGCGGCGCCTCTTGGCCTGCTTGGCGCGGCGCTCCAGCTGCCGCTCGAGTTTGCGCTTTGCTGTCGCACGTCGCTGCTGATTGGTCGGCACGGCCGCTATCATTCCATGGCCTCGGGGATGAAATGCTGGGACCGTGTTGATCACCGGATTTCCGGCCGGGTTGTTGCAGTGCAACTGTTACGTGATGGCCGAGCGCCCAGGCTCTGACGCCATCATCGTCGATCCCGGCCAGCGCGCGATGGGCCAGTTGCGGCAGATACTGGACAAGAATCGGTTGACTCCGGCCGCTGTGCTGATCACCCACGGCCACATCGACCACATGTGGTCCGCCCAGAAGGTCTCGGACACCTTCGGCTGCCCCACCTACATCCATCCCGAGGACCGGTTCATGCTGAAAGACCCGATCTACGGCATGGGGCCGCGGCTCGCGCAGGTGTTCGCCGGCGCGTTCTTCCGGGAACCCAAGCAGGTCGTCGAACTGGACCGCGACGGCGACAAGATCGACCTCGGCGGCATCTCCGTCAACATCGACCA
It contains:
- a CDS encoding peptidylprolyl isomerase, yielding MPTNQQRRATAKRKLERQLERRAKQAKRRRILTIAGGAVAAVAVVAAVVVAVVVSKDDNKGNPSASPTSSSAAPSPSAAGLPPVQLGNAVPLPQFKAPANLGANCQYPASPDKAVKPVKPPRTGKVPTEPAQVSVSMVTSQGNLGLLLANNESPCTVNSFASLTNQGFFKDTKCHRLTTSPSLSVLQCGDPKGDGTGGPGYQFANEYPTNQYPANDPKLKEPVIYPRGTIAMANAGPNTNSSQFFLVYRDSALPPEYTVFGKIQDDGLATLDKIAAAGVAGGGEDGPPAVDVTITSILLD
- a CDS encoding MBL fold metallo-hydrolase, which gives rise to MLITGFPAGLLQCNCYVMAERPGSDAIIVDPGQRAMGQLRQILDKNRLTPAAVLITHGHIDHMWSAQKVSDTFGCPTYIHPEDRFMLKDPIYGMGPRLAQVFAGAFFREPKQVVELDRDGDKIDLGGISVNIDHTPGHTRGSVCFRILQAAEKEADVVFSGDTLFERSIGRSDLFGGSGRDLLRSIVNKLLVLDDKTVVLPGHGNSTTIGAERRYNPFIEGLSP